In Parus major isolate Abel chromosome 8, Parus_major1.1, whole genome shotgun sequence, a single window of DNA contains:
- the LOC107208371 gene encoding LOW QUALITY PROTEIN: vitamin D3 hydroxylase-associated protein-like (The sequence of the model RefSeq protein was modified relative to this genomic sequence to represent the inferred CDS: deleted 1 base in 1 codon; substituted 1 base at 1 genomic stop codon), which produces MTQERLWQVLDPSWADLGALSALLCSSAAAVVLLKWLGRRQAQQKMDEARRSRHLALERMEKAAHRLKQESPGTQTSHILSLTMVELAEKLKEGSLSPESVLYSYMDKGKALEVNWEVNCVTDFIHGCEDQLQKLKKQKEKGLLHGIPISIKDHINCKGHVSSAGMVRFLGQVKEEESVIVQVLKHQGGIPFVKTNIPQTMINYECNNLIFGQTLNPLNPQKSPGGSLGGEGALIMGXGSILGMGSDVAGSIRLPSSFCGLCGLKPTSNRISKQGVVSPLIGMQSVTGMLGPMARDVDSLALCMKALLCQEMFQLDPTVPPIPFDEQVYTSSRPLRVGYYEGDGYFQPSPSMKRSVQHTRKLLQDAGHTLVPCAPPKIGYVVDELFTRGIFSDGAAHLVHCFKGDIVDPNLKSQYNTYRIPALVKRILAIILKPVYPLIAQDLSILHGVGSAKNLWDQHGAVAAYRTEFMARWRELRLDVILCPMLGPAFNHGYAGKLFAATSYTNLYNVLNFPAGVVPVSTATRADEEELKHYRGHYRDPWDQRLKEAVAGGVGLPVAVQCMALPWQEELCLRLMKEVEALAHGTKTNL; this is translated from the exons ATGACCCAAGAGCGACTGTGGCAGGTCCTGGATCCATCCTGGGCAGACCTTGGtgccctctctgctctgctctgcagctcagctgcagctgtggtgcTTCTGAAATggctgggaaggaggcaggCCCAGCAGAAGATGGATGAGGCAAGGAGGTCTCGGCATCTGGCCTTGGAGAGAATGGAGAAGGCAGCTCACAGGCTTAAGCAAGAG AGCCCAGGCACCCAGACCTCACATATCCTCTCACTGACAATGGTGGAGCTGgcagagaagctgaaggaa gggtccctgtccccagaaaGTGTCCTCTACTCCTACATGGACAAAGGGA AGGCTTTGGAGGTGAATTGGGAGGTGAACTGTGTGACAGATTTCATTCATGGATGTGAGGATCAGCTCCAGAAACTGAAGAAGCAAAAGGAGAAGGGGCTGCTCCATGGCATTCCCATCAGCATCAAGGACCACATTAACTGCAAG GGCCACGTCTCCTCTGCAGGGATGGTGAGATTTCTGGGCCAAGTGAAGGAAGAAGAGAGCGTCATTGTCCAGGTTCTAAAGCACCAGGGGGGAATCCCCTTTGTGAAAACCAACATCCCGCAGACCATGATAAA CTACGAATGCAACAACCTCATCTTTGGCCAGACATTGAACCCTCTCAACCCCCAGAAGAGCCCTGGGGGCTCcttgggaggggagggagctcTGATCATGGGGTGAGGCTCCATCCTGGGCATGGGCTCGGATGTGGCTGGCAGCATCCGCCTGCCCTCCAGCTTCTGCGGGCTCTGCGGCCTCAAACCCACCAGCAACAGGATCAG CAAACAGGGAGTCGTTTCTCCTCTCATAGGAATGCAATCAG TGACGGGGATGCTGGGGCCCATGGCGAGGGACGTGGACAGCCTGGCCCTGTGCATGAAggcactgctgtgccaggagatgTTCCAGCTGGACCCCACCGTGCCCCCCATCCCCTTCGATGAGCAG GTTTACACCAGCTCCAGGCCCCTTCGTGTCGGGTATTACGAAGGAGATGGTTACTTCCAGCCCTCGCCTAGCATGAAACGCTCTGTCCAGCACACAAGGAAGCTCCTCCAGGATGCAGGGCACACG CTTGTTCCCTGTGCCCCACCAAAGATTGGCTACGTGGTGGATGAGCTGTTCACCAGAGGGATTTTCTCGGATGGGGCCGCCCACCTGGTGCACTGCTT CAAAGGAGACATCGTGGATCCCAACCTGAAATCCCAGTACAATACTTACAGGATTCCTGCTCTGGTGAAAAGGATCTTGGCTATCATTCTGAAACCTGTG TACCCACTAATTGCTCAGGATCTCAGCATTCTCCATGGAGTGGG ATCTGCCAAAAACCTCTGGGATCAGCATGGAGCAGTGGCG GCTTACCGCACGGAGTTCATGGCCAGATggagggagctgaggctggaTGTGATCCTTTGTCCCATGCTGGGGCCAGCCTTCAACCATGGCTACGCTGGGAAGCTCTTTG CTGCGACCTCCTACACCAATTTGTACAACGTGTTAAACTTCCCTGCCGGGGTGGTGCCGGTCAGCACGGCGACGAGAGCCGACGAAGAAGAACTGAAGCACTACCGAGGGCACTACAGAGACCCCTGGGACCAGAGGCTGAAGGAG